Within the Microbacterium sp. 1S1 genome, the region GACAGCGGTGCCGATGATGCCGGACTCCGCGAGCGGGGTGTCGAAACAGCGGTCCTCGCCGAAGCGGGCGGTGAGCCCGTCGGTGATCCGGAAGACCCCGCCCAGGGCCCCGACATCCTCTCCGAACACGACCACGTCGGCGTCGGCCGCGAGGGCGTCGGCGAGGGCCCGATTGAGGGCCGCGGCCATGGTCATGGTCGTCGCGGTGTCGGCGCCCGTGGCAGCGACGGGGGTCTCGTGCTCGGCGATGGTCATCGGGGGCCTCCGGTCGTCGTCTCCGCGGGGAGAGAGCGGGCGAGCTCGTCGCGGAGGAGATGCCACTGCTGCTCACGCTGCGGTGAGGGGGTCGCTGTCACGAAGCGGAACAGGTCTTCCGGGTCGAGCTGCGCGTCGGTGTTGAGAGCGGTGCGCATGGCGGCGGCGATCTCCTCCGCGCCGGTCGCGAAACGCTTCTCGGCCTCGTCGTCCAGAGCGCCGGTCGCGGTGAGGTGCGCGCGCAGGCGGAGCAGCGGATCGCGGGCGAGCCAGGCCTGCACCTCTTCGCGTTCGCGGTATCTGGTGTCATCGTCGGCGTTGGTGTGCGCCTGCATGCGGTACGTGTGCGCCTCGACGAGGGAGGGGCCGCCCCCGGCGCGGGCCCGGTCGACGGCCTCCGTGAGCACCGCGAGGACCGCGGCGACGTCGTTCCCGTCCACACGCTGGCCCGGCATGCCGTAGCCGATCGCCTTGTGGGCCAGGGAAGGGGCGGCGGTCTGGCGGGAGAGGGGGACGGAGATCGCGAACTCGTTGTTCTGCACGAAGAACACGACGGGGACGTGGAAGACGGCGGCGAAGTTCATCGCCTCGTGGAAGTCGCCCTCGCTCGTCGCGCCGTCGCCGCAGAGCGCGAGCACGACGGTGTCCTCCCCGCGATGTTTAGCCGCCTGCGCGAAGCCGACCGCGTGCAGGAGCTGGGTCGCGAGCGGAGTGGCCTGCGGGGCGACACGGTGCGCGCGGACGTCGTAGCCGGAGTGCCAGTCGCCCTTGAGGAGCACCATCGCCTCCGCGGGCGCGACACCGCGGGCGATCACGGCGACCGAATCGCGGTAGGTGGGGAAGAGCCAGTCGGCGTCGCCGAGCACCATCGCCGCGGCGACCTGACAGGCCTCCTGCCCGTGCGACGACGGGTACACCGCGAGACGGCCCTGGCGCACGAGGGCGCCAGCCTGATCGTTGATGCGGCGGCCTTCGACGAGGCCGCGGTAAGCCGCGAGCAGCACGTCCTCCGCGGGGAGCGAGTAGGTGTCGTCGGGGAGGGTGGTCCCGTCCTCGGCGATCAGTCGTACCGCGGTGTCCCGCGGGAGCATGTCGTGGGGGAGCATCCGTCCGCCTTCCTTGCCGAACTCGATGAGGACAGCATGCCGCTCGTGCGACAGTCATCCAAGATCCCTCATGCAATCGTGGACGATTGCTCTTTGCATGCCACAATTGCCTCCGAAGTGTCAGGATTTCCCGGAAGCGAGAGGGGTGCCATGGCAGCGCTGGACGAAACGGATCGCGCAATACTCACGGAGCTGCGGCGGGATGCGCGCGCGTCCATGACCGCGATCGCCGAGGCGGTGCACATCTCCCGTGCCGGAGCGCACGCGCGCATCAAGCGGCTCACCGATACCGGGGTGATCACGGGGTACACGGTGCGCACCGACCCCGTGCTGCTCGGGCATCACGCGAGTGCCTACGTCACGCTCGCGATCGAGCAGGCCACGTGGCAAGAGGTGAGCGCGAGGCTTCGCGCGATCCCGGAGATCGAGCACATGGCTCTCGTCGGCGGCGACTTCGACGTGCTGCTGCTCGTGCGCGCCAACGACGCCCGCGACCTGCGCCGGATCGTGCTGGAGGACATCCAGGCGATTCCGTCGATCCGCTCGACCCGGACGATTCTGATCTTCGAGGACTACGACCGGGCGTGACGGTGCCGCAGGCCAGTCTGGGCTGGTGGGCGGTGGCCTGTCGGCGAAGGACATCGACGGATATCTGGCCCACAAAGCTCGCCAATATGTTGCACAGCGATCTGACCAATATATTCCGTACGGCCTGTTTGAAGAAGTGCGAGATCCTCGCCTAGCCTGATGCTCGCGGCCTATTCGTAGGCCGCGAGCATCGACAATTGGGGGGAATCGCATGGTTCGGAAAAGCGGCCGAAAGAATTGTCCGTTCAGAAACGCCATTGTCGGCATCGCTGCCGCTCTGCTCGCGGTGACCGGCGCTCTCGCGCCCGCTCCGCCGGCTCGTGCCTCCCTCGGTGAATGCGGCGCCGGGAGCACCTGTGTGTGGTCCGGCGCCAACTACGCGACCGACTGGGGAACGGTCGGTGGTTTCATCAATTTCACGTGGTGTATCGACGACCTCGGGAATTACTTCAATATCAACAACAAGGCGACCTCTGTGTTCAACAGAGGAAACACGGACACCGCTTATCTCTACGACTATCCGAATAAAGCCGGTTCGCGCATTACCATTCTCCGCGGCACCGGAAAGTCGGACCTGAGAGCCGTCGGCTTCAATGATCGTGCGTCCTCGGGATACTTCACTTCCGGCTTGACCAAGGCGGGGACCGCCACGTGCAACTGAGCAGAGGAGAGGGCCGCGGCCGGGCGGTCAGTTCGGTGGCGGCGCTTGCCTGTGTCGTGGTCTTGACGACGGGCTGTCAGGCGCCCGAGCCCGAGCGGAAGGTCGTGCCGAGTCAATCGATGTGGACGATGCCCCTGGACGAATTCAAGGTCTTCAACCCGTCACTGAGCAACTACGCGGAGCAACTGCTGATCTCGAAGTGTCTCGAGGGCCGGGGGTACGACTGGCCGGTTCCCTGGCAAGATGCCGATTTCCCTCAGCCGGAGACTGTCAATAGCGGCGCCGTCAAGATCTTCAACGTCGACGTGGCGCGCCGATACGGTTACCACGATGCCCCCGCGCCGAACCCCGCCGACGCCCTTGCGTGGACCGAGTTCACCGCCTGGACAAATGCGTACGACCCGGACGATGGGTTTCGTTCCCGTTTCGACGCCTGCGGTGAAGATGCACGCAGCGAGAAGACAGAGGCCGGAGCCGAAGGACTGAACTACATCGCGAGCCTCGAGATTCAGGCGCGCGATGAGATCTCGACCGACGATGCCGTCCGCGACGCAGCTCGAGCCTGGCGAACGTGTCTCTCGGACATCGTCACGTTCGAACTGCCGAAAGATCCGTGGAGCGAGATGCCCACCGCGGAGATGGCGCAGGAGTTCGGGGTCTATGGCTCGAATCCGACCGAGGTGGCGTCGTCGGAGGAGATCGCCGTCGCCGAGGCCGACGCTCGATGCCGTGACTCCAGCGGTTACGCGGACGCCCGCTATCGCGCCGAATGGTCG harbors:
- a CDS encoding Lrp/AsnC family transcriptional regulator is translated as MAALDETDRAILTELRRDARASMTAIAEAVHISRAGAHARIKRLTDTGVITGYTVRTDPVLLGHHASAYVTLAIEQATWQEVSARLRAIPEIEHMALVGGDFDVLLLVRANDARDLRRIVLEDIQAIPSIRSTRTILIFEDYDRA
- a CDS encoding thiamine pyrophosphate-dependent enzyme; the protein is MLPHDMLPRDTAVRLIAEDGTTLPDDTYSLPAEDVLLAAYRGLVEGRRINDQAGALVRQGRLAVYPSSHGQEACQVAAAMVLGDADWLFPTYRDSVAVIARGVAPAEAMVLLKGDWHSGYDVRAHRVAPQATPLATQLLHAVGFAQAAKHRGEDTVVLALCGDGATSEGDFHEAMNFAAVFHVPVVFFVQNNEFAISVPLSRQTAAPSLAHKAIGYGMPGQRVDGNDVAAVLAVLTEAVDRARAGGGPSLVEAHTYRMQAHTNADDDTRYREREEVQAWLARDPLLRLRAHLTATGALDDEAEKRFATGAEEIAAAMRTALNTDAQLDPEDLFRFVTATPSPQREQQWHLLRDELARSLPAETTTGGPR
- a CDS encoding peptidase inhibitor family I36 protein, whose amino-acid sequence is MVRKSGRKNCPFRNAIVGIAAALLAVTGALAPAPPARASLGECGAGSTCVWSGANYATDWGTVGGFINFTWCIDDLGNYFNINNKATSVFNRGNTDTAYLYDYPNKAGSRITILRGTGKSDLRAVGFNDRASSGYFTSGLTKAGTATCN